One Salminus brasiliensis chromosome 5, fSalBra1.hap2, whole genome shotgun sequence DNA segment encodes these proteins:
- the LOC140556661 gene encoding uncharacterized protein C2orf66 homolog produces the protein MLTAECVLWGRLTVLVLVTLLMVSVESDSSSTEEWKSLSNPKSRTLFFQMLQSYLEGRENQAQGLSRRINLKEDRNNKVASAAFDKYSNLLHSSMFEV, from the exons ATGCTAACcgctgagtgtgtgttgtggggcAGGTTGACCGTGTTGGTTTTAGTCACACTGCTGATGGTCTCCGTTGAATCGGACTCTTCGAGCACAGAAGAGTGGAAATCTCTTAGCAACCCGAAAAGCAGAAcgctg TTTTTCCAGATGCTGCAGTCGTATCTCGAAGGCAGGGAAAATCAAGCCCAGGGCCTGAGCAGAAGGATAAACCTGAAGGAGGACAGGAACAACAAGGTGGCCAGCGCCGCCTTCGACAAGTACAGCAACCTGCTCCACAGCAGCATGTTTGAGGTGTAG